Below is a window of Deltaproteobacteria bacterium DNA.
TTGTCGCCAACAATTTTTGTGCTCACCTTGATGTCCTGTGTTGAAAGAGAAATCACCAGCATTCCGAGTGCGAGCAGGATCAAGCAGGCCATAATAGCCGCAACGAGGGCAAATCCCCCTTCAGAATTTTTCAAGCGTAACACAATAGCTTTTTTTTTGTTATCCATGTGGTTCCTAAAAAATCAATCGATGACATTTATATGGTTTCTTATAAGCTCGCGGGTTGAATAAATCATCTTTCGTGTCTGCCCTGTATCCGGATTGATTTCATCCGTTTCGACAGCCAGGGTGATCTCTATCATTCTTATATCCGGTGTACATCCCGGCATACACACCCTACCTGTACCGGCTGCGAAAAGCAGTTCAACCCCCTGCCCATCGAAGTACCGGAAAACCGGAATGCCATCGTCTTTATTTCTGACCCTTACCGTTCGAGGAGTTAGACTCGCTGCAGCATCTCCCAGAAAAGGCTGAGCCCCCCCCACGCACATTGTTTCCCTTGTAATGTATCGATTCGTATCGGCAGATACGTAATTATAGCTTATAATCTCGTTACTTTCGGTAAGATAGCCCTGGCCGTCACCACCCAAGCCGTCAGATATATCCATTTCTATGGTTATTGAATTCGCCGTCGCCCCCTGAATTCCACGGTATGTCGGATTTGTGGCCGGAAAGGAACAGTCGGTATTACGCCAGATGTCAGC
It encodes the following:
- a CDS encoding prepilin-type N-terminal cleavage/methylation domain-containing protein, encoding MNNTRGFTLIEILVATAVSMIMLAAIGMAITSAQRSTGGIERKVTAQQDVRSALELMAMEIRMASYNPMVAVNADIWRNTDCSFPATNPTYRGIQGATANSITIEMDISDGLGGDGQGYLTESNEIISYNYVSADTNRYITRETMCVGGAQPFLGDAAASLTPRTVRVRNKDDGIPVFRYFDGQGVELLFAAGTGRVCMPGCTPDIRMIEITLAVETDEINPDTGQTRKMIYSTRELIRNHINVID